One region of Fibrobacter sp. UWH6 genomic DNA includes:
- a CDS encoding biopolymer transporter ExbD has protein sequence MSFIRKRNRDAGGIDVSPMLDMVFILLIFFIVTSTFTRETGVDVTKPKASSAKDLAKESILVGVTRQGTIHINETQVNLSTLQTVLRQMMAEAPDRPVIIVSDRDAPNGVVVDILDECNIAKVRKVSISANKEE, from the coding sequence ATGAGTTTTATTCGTAAACGTAATCGCGACGCTGGCGGCATCGATGTCTCTCCCATGCTGGACATGGTGTTCATCTTGTTGATCTTCTTTATTGTGACTTCCACTTTTACCCGCGAAACCGGTGTGGACGTTACCAAGCCCAAGGCCAGTTCCGCCAAGGATCTTGCCAAGGAAAGTATTCTTGTGGGCGTTACCCGCCAGGGAACCATTCACATTAACGAAACCCAGGTGAATCTTTCTACCCTGCAGACCGTGCTCCGTCAGATGATGGCCGAGGCTCCGGATCGTCCGGTGATTATCGTTAGCGACCGTGACGCACCCAATGGCGTGGTGGTGGATATTTTGGATGAATGTAATATTGCCAAGGTCCGCAAAGTCTCCATTTCAGCAAATAAGGAAGAGTGA
- a CDS encoding MotA/TolQ/ExbB proton channel family protein, with the protein MDPIVIAGVDQNSVLEAAFGILFRGGWVLAPIFVLGWFGWFLMLERYGYYFMLRGKSQSSFWRLLKKKGEDAAFAKLRKRPYGYFLALAEDVRNHHHEGPVAVRNAMEATRHRISLNLAKSLKTISTCAAIAPMLGLLGTVSGMVHTFETIQLFGFGNPVLLADGISEALLTTQAGLLVAFPLMLAYNYLASRVEKVEDEAWSEALKFEAYVFDSERGLDASLVCHPDSSSESQPVSPSESHSERSEESSEV; encoded by the coding sequence ATGGATCCCATAGTGATTGCTGGCGTAGATCAGAATTCCGTCTTGGAAGCGGCTTTCGGCATCCTCTTTAGAGGGGGCTGGGTCCTGGCACCGATTTTTGTGCTGGGATGGTTTGGCTGGTTTCTGATGCTGGAACGCTATGGCTACTATTTTATGCTCCGCGGAAAGTCCCAGTCTTCTTTCTGGCGGTTGCTGAAGAAGAAGGGGGAGGACGCCGCCTTTGCGAAACTCCGCAAGCGCCCCTACGGTTACTTTTTGGCCTTGGCCGAAGACGTACGCAACCATCATCATGAAGGTCCTGTGGCGGTACGTAATGCTATGGAAGCTACTCGCCATCGCATTTCGCTGAACTTGGCGAAGTCTTTGAAGACCATTTCTACCTGCGCCGCTATAGCGCCTATGCTTGGCCTGTTGGGTACAGTTAGCGGCATGGTCCATACTTTTGAAACCATCCAGCTTTTTGGTTTTGGAAATCCGGTGCTTCTGGCTGACGGCATTTCCGAAGCCCTGCTTACGACCCAGGCCGGGCTCCTGGTGGCTTTCCCCCTGATGCTTGCCTACAACTACTTGGCAAGCCGAGTAGAAAAAGTGGAAGATGAAGCCTGGAGCGAAGCCCTGAAATTTGAAGCTTATGTGTTTGATTCCGAACGTGGTCTTGATGCTTCTTTAGTGTGTCATCCTGACTCCTCTTCAGAGAGCCAGCCTGTGTCCCCTTCAGAGAGTCATTCTGAGCGTAGCGAAGAATCCAGTGAGGTATAA